One Mycolicibacterium fluoranthenivorans DNA window includes the following coding sequences:
- a CDS encoding VOC family protein, producing the protein MAISTTSIAHVRLTVTDIERSRQFYEGVFGWPVLVELPPGADAATREALAFLYGGVIYDLGGALIGLRPVGDGDFHEDRTGLDHLAFRLADRAALDAAGEHLDALGIAHGPVKDIGPAYILEFRDPDNIALELTAPK; encoded by the coding sequence ATGGCGATCTCCACGACATCCATCGCACATGTGCGGCTCACGGTCACCGATATCGAACGCTCGCGGCAGTTCTACGAGGGTGTCTTCGGTTGGCCCGTACTGGTGGAATTGCCGCCAGGTGCCGACGCCGCGACACGAGAGGCGCTGGCGTTTCTCTACGGCGGGGTCATCTACGACCTGGGTGGCGCCCTGATCGGGTTGCGGCCGGTCGGCGACGGCGACTTCCACGAGGACCGCACCGGCCTGGATCATCTGGCGTTCCGGCTGGCCGACCGCGCCGCCCTGGACGCGGCGGGCGAACATCTGGACGCGCTCGGTATCGCGCACGGGCCGGTCAAGGACATCGGGCCGGCCTACATCCTGGAGTTCCGCGATCCCGACAACATCGCACTGGAACTCACCGCACCCAAGTAA
- a CDS encoding DUF4097 family beta strand repeat-containing protein — MSILTPPQAPAGPPPVSDGARNVIRVLLVGIAVVVIAGALGSFGTLAWGLSAFRVVTDHQTLPTTIRSLTLDTADSPVAVRITADRNATEPRIDLRMVASSRNSNQYLRVTNDANGTHVTVDGAADGILDFGDPGEVTVTLPPETGRRLALTVRQNTGVLLAQADLDQLTASTSDGAVVLRGAVRRVEVRAQDGDITAREPISVGESFDAATTDGEIAVKFADVAPRRVDAVTRDGDISLSLPTPGPYLVHAQSGGSATVRVPETSDAARAAAQINVRSDDGDVTVDTLR; from the coding sequence ATGAGCATTCTCACCCCGCCCCAGGCACCCGCCGGACCACCCCCGGTGTCCGACGGCGCACGCAACGTCATCCGAGTCCTGCTGGTCGGCATCGCCGTCGTCGTCATCGCGGGTGCGCTCGGCTCCTTCGGAACGCTGGCCTGGGGGCTCAGTGCCTTCCGGGTGGTGACCGACCACCAGACGCTGCCCACCACGATCCGGTCGCTCACCCTGGACACCGCCGATTCCCCGGTGGCCGTGCGCATCACCGCCGACCGCAACGCCACCGAACCCCGCATCGATCTGCGCATGGTGGCCTCCAGCCGCAACAGCAATCAGTACCTGCGAGTCACCAATGACGCCAACGGCACTCATGTCACCGTGGACGGAGCCGCCGACGGGATCCTGGACTTCGGCGATCCAGGCGAGGTCACCGTCACCCTGCCGCCGGAGACCGGGCGCCGGCTCGCGCTGACGGTGCGCCAGAACACCGGCGTGTTGCTCGCCCAGGCCGACCTGGATCAGCTGACCGCGAGCACCTCGGACGGCGCGGTCGTGCTGCGCGGCGCGGTCCGTCGCGTCGAGGTGCGCGCGCAGGACGGGGATATCACCGCGCGGGAACCGATTTCGGTCGGTGAGTCCTTCGATGCGGCCACCACCGACGGTGAGATCGCGGTGAAGTTCGCGGATGTGGCGCCACGCCGGGTGGACGCGGTGACCCGCGACGGTGACATCTCGCTCTCGCTGCCCACCCCCGGCCCCTACCTGGTACACGCCCAGTCCGGTGGGTCGGCCACCGTGCGGGTACCCGAGACCAGCGATGCCGCGCGCGCCGCAG
- a CDS encoding response regulator transcription factor has protein sequence MRIVIAEDSALLRAGIERILADAGHQVVAGVPDATGLLNIVNSEHPDLAIVDVRMPPTFTDEGIRAAALLRSQNPESAVLVLSHYVEERYAADLIASDTKGFGYLLKDRVADVPAFLDAVEVVGGGGTVLDPEVVSQILVRSRRRVVLDELTPREREVLQLMAEGKSNSAISAALHVSVGSAEKHIASIFAKLQLTPDDSENRRVLAVLRYLES, from the coding sequence ATGCGGATCGTGATCGCCGAGGATTCGGCCCTGCTGCGCGCCGGTATCGAACGTATCCTCGCCGACGCCGGACACCAGGTCGTCGCCGGTGTGCCGGATGCCACCGGACTACTGAACATCGTCAACTCCGAACACCCCGATCTGGCCATCGTGGACGTCCGGATGCCGCCGACGTTCACCGATGAGGGCATCCGCGCCGCCGCCCTGCTCCGCTCGCAGAACCCGGAGTCCGCGGTTCTGGTGCTCTCCCACTACGTCGAAGAGCGTTACGCCGCCGACCTGATCGCCTCGGATACCAAGGGATTCGGCTACCTGCTGAAGGATCGGGTGGCCGACGTGCCCGCCTTCCTCGATGCGGTCGAGGTGGTCGGCGGCGGCGGAACCGTCCTCGACCCCGAAGTGGTCTCACAGATCCTGGTGCGTTCGCGGCGCCGCGTCGTGCTCGACGAACTGACACCGCGCGAACGGGAGGTGCTGCAGCTCATGGCCGAGGGTAAGTCGAACTCGGCGATCAGTGCCGCACTGCATGTCTCGGTCGGGTCGGCCGAGAAGCACATCGCGTCGATCTTCGCCAAATTGCAGCTGACCCCCGATGACAGCGAGAACCGCCGGGTGCTGGCCGTCTTGCGCTACCTCGAATCCTGA
- a CDS encoding sensor histidine kinase: MVAIWSSTADDTVDTVDDTTAVHRWRDLGVIPTASMVTGAALATVWLWIPLSILVIGISSIPSVIGFVLSAVVFVYLMRGVEWVERVRSEAVFGLHIPVPPRAMSPYTGFQRWAHQLWLDISGSRFWKAVGQHYLRMTYDLLVCGLALALLAFAFLAPAFASAIRRSDADSGLSFLSPPLAWLLAVVALLAAIALLVFAPAVDAKIDRWLLAASPTAALQSQVSALADARQGAVSSAQTERHRIERDLHDSVQPRLVSLAMTIGLAQTKLDTDPASAKALIGEAHADAMSALAELRNVVRGIAPTILSDRGLDAALSAVVQRTQISGVPTTLDVHLPVRLPDEVESVAYFVVAEALTNVAKHAGAGQAVVTVRLDEAARVLHVSVFDDGCGGAEIGADNDATGLRGLTERVRAAGGTFTVSSPATGPTIVTAVLPCGS, encoded by the coding sequence ATGGTCGCAATCTGGTCGAGCACTGCAGACGACACCGTCGATACCGTCGATGACACGACGGCGGTCCACCGGTGGCGTGATCTCGGGGTGATCCCCACCGCGTCGATGGTCACCGGCGCCGCGCTCGCCACCGTGTGGTTGTGGATTCCGTTGTCCATCTTGGTGATCGGCATCTCGTCCATCCCGTCGGTGATCGGATTCGTGCTGTCCGCAGTGGTGTTCGTCTACCTGATGCGGGGCGTGGAGTGGGTCGAACGGGTGCGCAGCGAGGCGGTGTTCGGCCTGCACATCCCCGTGCCGCCCCGCGCCATGTCGCCCTACACCGGATTCCAGCGCTGGGCACACCAGCTGTGGCTCGACATCAGCGGCAGCCGGTTCTGGAAAGCGGTGGGCCAGCACTACCTGCGGATGACATACGACCTGCTGGTCTGTGGACTCGCCCTGGCGCTGCTGGCCTTCGCCTTCCTGGCCCCGGCGTTCGCCTCGGCGATCCGGCGCAGCGACGCCGACTCCGGGCTGTCCTTCCTCTCGCCACCGCTGGCCTGGCTGCTGGCCGTGGTCGCGCTGCTCGCCGCGATCGCGCTCCTGGTGTTCGCCCCCGCGGTCGACGCGAAGATCGATCGCTGGCTGCTGGCCGCCTCCCCCACGGCGGCGCTGCAGTCCCAGGTCAGCGCGCTGGCCGACGCGCGGCAAGGTGCGGTGTCCTCGGCGCAGACCGAGCGCCACCGCATCGAACGGGACCTGCACGACAGTGTCCAGCCGCGACTGGTCTCGCTGGCGATGACCATCGGGCTGGCGCAGACCAAGCTGGACACCGATCCGGCCTCGGCCAAAGCCCTCATCGGCGAGGCGCACGCCGATGCGATGAGCGCGCTGGCTGAGCTGCGCAATGTGGTGCGCGGAATCGCCCCGACCATCCTCAGCGACCGCGGGCTCGACGCCGCGCTCTCGGCGGTGGTGCAGCGCACCCAGATCTCGGGCGTGCCGACCACTCTCGATGTCCATTTGCCCGTCAGGCTGCCCGATGAGGTCGAATCGGTCGCCTATTTCGTGGTGGCGGAAGCTCTGACCAATGTGGCCAAACACGCCGGCGCCGGTCAGGCGGTGGTGACGGTGCGCCTGGACGAGGCGGCTCGGGTGCTGCATGTGTCGGTGTTCGACGACGGGTGCGGTGGCGCCGAGATCGGCGCCGACAACGACGCCACCGGCCTGCGCGGCCTGACCGAGCGGGTCCGTGCCGCCGGTGGCACGTTCACGGTGTCCAGTCCGGCGACCGGCCCCACCATCGTGACGGCGGTGCTGCCATGCGGATCGTGA